In Cryptomeria japonica chromosome 10, Sugi_1.0, whole genome shotgun sequence, a genomic segment contains:
- the LOC131067166 gene encoding pentatricopeptide repeat-containing protein At5g27110-like isoform X1 codes for MWKEALHSLLATYNPPEDYSTYLQLLQTCILKNTLSQGKQVHSFIAHRRFAFATRTIFHNKLIHVYVKCGSLVDARKVFDQMKERDRVSWNTIIAAYRSHGYPEEAVTLFHHMQEIGFQPDQFTFASVLPACAKMGALEQGMHIHQSIKDGGILSNVMVATALVDMYAKCGSIDKARELFDRIPQRNVISWNAMIAGYAHNGFAEKAVETFNQMQLTGLKPDSSTFVSILTACAKMEALEQGMHIHQSIKDKGILSDVVVATALVDMYAKCGSIEKARELFDKIPQRNVISWNAMIAGYAQNGFVEKALETFHQMQLAGVKPNSTTYASIFPACAKMGDLELGMEIHQSIEDREILSDAVVSTALVDMYGKCENLDKARELFDKIADRNVVSWTAMIAGYAQNGFLAKSLETFKRMQLAGVKPDSTTFVSILPACAKMGALDHGMGIHESIMEWGFSSDIVVGNALVDMYAKCGSIEKARELFERMPQRDVASWNAMIAGYAQNGFVEKALETFNQMQLARVKPNSTTFASVLPACAKMGALEQGMEIHQSVTDRGILSDGIVATALVDMYAKCGIIDKARELFDRMSQRDVISWNAMIAGYAQNGLVEKALETFKQMQLAAIKPNSATFASILPACAKMGALEQGMYIHQSIMEGGYLLDIIVGNALVDMYAKCGSIHKARELFDTMPQRDVISWNAMIGGYAQNGFCKDALKIFELMKHSGIYPDIVSFACVLCACSHAGLVDEGCTYFNQMSHSYSITPTVDHYVCMVDLLARAGYLEDTLNFIIKMPVKPVTLVWLCFLGACRSHMNIGLGVFSAMLLFELYPKNAASYVLLSNIYAEVGRWDEVQMVRRLMKDRGINKIPGCSWIEDHKIVHAFCVGDGSHPQAQEIYAKLDNLAWEMKAAGHFPDSRQLDNDVEGKKNYFSATIVKNWQLHLVC; via the coding sequence ATGTGGAAGGAGGCGTTGCACAGTCTGCTTGCTACATACAACCCCCCTGAAGACTACTCTACATATCTTCAATTATTGCAGACCTGCATTCTCAAGAACACGCTTTCGCAAGGGAAACAAGTCCACTCTTTCATCGCTCACAGGCGATTTGCCTTTGCTACACGCACAATTTTTCATAATAAGCTTATTCACGTGTATGTCAAATGCGGAAGTTTGGTGGATGCCAGAAAAGTCTTTGACCAGATGAAAGAACGAGACAGAGTCTCATGGAATACTATTATTGCGGCATACAGAAGTCATGGGTATCCTGAAGAAGCAGTCACACTCTTTCACCATATGCAAGAAATAGGTTTCCAGCCCGATCAATTTAcatttgccagcgtactcccagcctgtgccaaaatgggagctttggaacagggtatgcacatccatcaaagcataaaggatggaGGAATTTTATCAAATGTTATGGTTGCAACTgcactggtagacatgtatgccaaATGTGGAAGCATTGACAAAGcccgtgaactgtttgacagaatccctcaaagaaatgtgatctcatggaatgccatgattgcaggatatgcacacaATGGGTTTGCTGAAAAGGCTGTGGaaactttcaaccaaatgcaattGACAGGTTTAAAGCCAGACTCCTCAACCTTTGTCAGCATCCTcactgcctgtgccaaaatggaagctttggaacaaggtatgcacatccatcaaagcataaaggataaaggaattttgtcagatgttgtagttgcaacagcccttgtagacatgtatgcaaaatgtggaagcatagaaaaggcacgtgaactgtttgacaaaattcctcaaagaaatgtgatttcatggaatgccatgattgcgggatatgcacaaaatggatttgttgagaaggctttagaaactttccaccaaatgcaattggcaggcgtaaaaccaaattccacaacctaTGCCAGTATcttccctgcctgtgccaaaatgggagatttggaactgGGTATGGAAATCCATCAAAGCATAGAGGATAGAGAAATTCTGTCAGATGCTGTAGTttcaactgccctggtagacatgtatggaaAATGTGAAAATTTAGATAAGGctcgtgaactgtttgacaaaattgctgacagaaatgtggtttcatggactgcaatgattgcaggatatgcacaaaatggatttctcGCAAAGTCTTTGGAAACATTCAAGCgcatgcaattggcaggtgtaaagccagactctacaacctttgtcagcatcctccctgcctgtgccaaaatgggagctttggatcATGGTATGGGCATCCATGAGAGCATAATGGAATGGGGATTTTCGTCAGATATTgtagttggaaatgctctggtagacatgtatgcaaaatgtggaagcatagaaaaggcacgtgaactgtttgaaagaatgcctcaaagagatgttgcctcatggaatgcaatgattgcaggatatgcacagaatggatttgttgagaaggctttagaaactttcaaccaaatgcaattagcacgtgtaaagccaaattccacaacttttgctagcgtcctccctgcctgtgccaaaatgggagctttggaacagggtatggaaatccatcaaagcgttacggatagaggaattttgtcagatggtATAGTTGCAAcagccctggtagacatgtatgcaaagtgtggaattatagacaaggcacgtgaactgtttgatagaatgtctcaaagagatgtcatctcgtggaatgcaatgattgccggatatgcacaaaatggattagttgaaaaggctttggaaactttcaagcaaatgcaattggcagcaaTAAAGCCAAATTccgcaacctttgccagcatcctcccagcctgtgccaaaatgggagccttGGAACAGGGTATGTACATCCACCAAAGCATAATGGAAGGGGGATATTTgttagatattatagttggaaatgctctggtagacatgtatgcaaaatgcggAAGCAtacacaaggcacgtgaactgtttgacacaatgcctcaaagagatgttatctcatggaatgcaatgataggaggatatgcacaaaatgggtttTGCAAGGATGCTCTCAAAatctttgaattaatgaagcattctGGAATATATCCTGACATTGTAAGTTTTGCTTGTGTTCTATGCGCATGCAGTCATGCAGGTTTAGTGGATGAAGGCTGTACCTACTTCAATCAAATGAGTCACTCTTATTCTATTACACCTACAGTTGATCATTATGTTTGCATGGTTGACCTTCTTGCCCGTGCTGGCTATCTAGAGGACACCTTAAACTTTATCATTAAGATGCCAGTTAAACCTGTAACGCTTGTGTGGCTGTGCTTTCTTGGTGCCTGTAGATCACATATGAATATAGGCTTAGGAGTATTTTCAGCAATGCTACTTTTCGAGCTGTATCCTAAAAATGCTGCCAGTTATGTTCTTCTCTCAAACATCTATGCAGAAGTGGGCAGGTGGGATGAGGTTCAAATGGTAAGGAGGTTGATGAAAGATAGAGGAATTAATAAGATCcctggatgtagttggattgaagaCCATAAAATAGTACATGCATTTTGTGTAGGAGACGGATCACATCCACAGGCACAGGAGATCTATGCAAAGTTGGACAATTTGGCTTGGGAGATGAAAGCAGCAGGGCATTTTCCAGATTCAAGACAGTTAGATAACGATGTCGAAGGGAAAAAGAATTATTTCTCGGCCACCATAGTAAAAAATTGGCAATTGCATTTGGTTTGTTGA
- the LOC131067166 gene encoding pentatricopeptide repeat-containing protein At2g13600-like isoform X2: protein MWKEALHSLLATYNPPEDYSTYLQLLQTCILKNTLSQGKQVHSFIAHRRFAFATRTIFHNKLIHVYVKCGSLVDARKVFDQMKERDRVSWNTIIAAYRSHGYPEEAVTLFHHMQEIGFQPDQFTFASVLPACAKMGALEQGMHIHQSIKDGGILSNVMVATALVDMYAKCGSIDKARELFDRIPQRNVISWNAMIAGYAHNGFAEKAVETFNQMQLTGLKPDSSTFVSILTACAKMEALEQGMHIHQSIKDKGILSDVVVATALVDMYAKCGSIEKARELFDKIPQRNVISWNAMIAGYAQNGFVEKALETFHQMQLAGVKPNSTTYASIFPACAKMGDLELGYAQNGFLAKSLETFKRMQLAGVKPDSTTFVSILPACAKMGALDHGMGIHESIMEWGFSSDIVVGNALVDMYAKCGSIEKARELFERMPQRDVASWNAMIAGYAQNGFVEKALETFNQMQLARVKPNSTTFASVLPACAKMGALEQGMEIHQSVTDRGILSDGIVATALVDMYAKCGIIDKARELFDRMSQRDVISWNAMIAGYAQNGLVEKALETFKQMQLAAIKPNSATFASILPACAKMGALEQGMYIHQSIMEGGYLLDIIVGNALVDMYAKCGSIHKARELFDTMPQRDVISWNAMIGGYAQNGFCKDALKIFELMKHSGIYPDIVSFACVLCACSHAGLVDEGCTYFNQMSHSYSITPTVDHYVCMVDLLARAGYLEDTLNFIIKMPVKPVTLVWLCFLGACRSHMNIGLGVFSAMLLFELYPKNAASYVLLSNIYAEVGRWDEVQMVRRLMKDRGINKIPGCSWIEDHKIVHAFCVGDGSHPQAQEIYAKLDNLAWEMKAAGHFPDSRQLDNDVEGKKNYFSATIVKNWQLHLVC from the exons ATGTGGAAGGAGGCGTTGCACAGTCTGCTTGCTACATACAACCCCCCTGAAGACTACTCTACATATCTTCAATTATTGCAGACCTGCATTCTCAAGAACACGCTTTCGCAAGGGAAACAAGTCCACTCTTTCATCGCTCACAGGCGATTTGCCTTTGCTACACGCACAATTTTTCATAATAAGCTTATTCACGTGTATGTCAAATGCGGAAGTTTGGTGGATGCCAGAAAAGTCTTTGACCAGATGAAAGAACGAGACAGAGTCTCATGGAATACTATTATTGCGGCATACAGAAGTCATGGGTATCCTGAAGAAGCAGTCACACTCTTTCACCATATGCAAGAAATAGGTTTCCAGCCCGATCAATTTAcatttgccagcgtactcccagcctgtgccaaaatgggagctttggaacagggtatgcacatccatcaaagcataaaggatggaGGAATTTTATCAAATGTTATGGTTGCAACTgcactggtagacatgtatgccaaATGTGGAAGCATTGACAAAGcccgtgaactgtttgacagaatccctcaaagaaatgtgatctcatggaatgccatgattgcaggatatgcacacaATGGGTTTGCTGAAAAGGCTGTGGaaactttcaaccaaatgcaattGACAGGTTTAAAGCCAGACTCCTCAACCTTTGTCAGCATCCTcactgcctgtgccaaaatggaagctttggaacaaggtatgcacatccatcaaagcataaaggataaaggaattttgtcagatgttgtagttgcaacagcccttgtagacatgtatgcaaaatgtggaagcatagaaaaggcacgtgaactgtttgacaaaattcctcaaagaaatgtgatttcatggaatgccatgattgcgggatatgcacaaaatggatttgttgagaaggctttagaaactttccaccaaatgcaattggcaggcgtaaaaccaaattccacaacctaTGCCAGTATcttccctgcctgtgccaaaatgggagatttggaactgG gatatgcacaaaatggatttctcGCAAAGTCTTTGGAAACATTCAAGCgcatgcaattggcaggtgtaaagccagactctacaacctttgtcagcatcctccctgcctgtgccaaaatgggagctttggatcATGGTATGGGCATCCATGAGAGCATAATGGAATGGGGATTTTCGTCAGATATTgtagttggaaatgctctggtagacatgtatgcaaaatgtggaagcatagaaaaggcacgtgaactgtttgaaagaatgcctcaaagagatgttgcctcatggaatgcaatgattgcaggatatgcacagaatggatttgttgagaaggctttagaaactttcaaccaaatgcaattagcacgtgtaaagccaaattccacaacttttgctagcgtcctccctgcctgtgccaaaatgggagctttggaacagggtatggaaatccatcaaagcgttacggatagaggaattttgtcagatggtATAGTTGCAAcagccctggtagacatgtatgcaaagtgtggaattatagacaaggcacgtgaactgtttgatagaatgtctcaaagagatgtcatctcgtggaatgcaatgattgccggatatgcacaaaatggattagttgaaaaggctttggaaactttcaagcaaatgcaattggcagcaaTAAAGCCAAATTccgcaacctttgccagcatcctcccagcctgtgccaaaatgggagccttGGAACAGGGTATGTACATCCACCAAAGCATAATGGAAGGGGGATATTTgttagatattatagttggaaatgctctggtagacatgtatgcaaaatgcggAAGCAtacacaaggcacgtgaactgtttgacacaatgcctcaaagagatgttatctcatggaatgcaatgataggaggatatgcacaaaatgggtttTGCAAGGATGCTCTCAAAatctttgaattaatgaagcattctGGAATATATCCTGACATTGTAAGTTTTGCTTGTGTTCTATGCGCATGCAGTCATGCAGGTTTAGTGGATGAAGGCTGTACCTACTTCAATCAAATGAGTCACTCTTATTCTATTACACCTACAGTTGATCATTATGTTTGCATGGTTGACCTTCTTGCCCGTGCTGGCTATCTAGAGGACACCTTAAACTTTATCATTAAGATGCCAGTTAAACCTGTAACGCTTGTGTGGCTGTGCTTTCTTGGTGCCTGTAGATCACATATGAATATAGGCTTAGGAGTATTTTCAGCAATGCTACTTTTCGAGCTGTATCCTAAAAATGCTGCCAGTTATGTTCTTCTCTCAAACATCTATGCAGAAGTGGGCAGGTGGGATGAGGTTCAAATGGTAAGGAGGTTGATGAAAGATAGAGGAATTAATAAGATCcctggatgtagttggattgaagaCCATAAAATAGTACATGCATTTTGTGTAGGAGACGGATCACATCCACAGGCACAGGAGATCTATGCAAAGTTGGACAATTTGGCTTGGGAGATGAAAGCAGCAGGGCATTTTCCAGATTCAAGACAGTTAGATAACGATGTCGAAGGGAAAAAGAATTATTTCTCGGCCACCATAGTAAAAAATTGGCAATTGCATTTGGTTTGTTGA